The Aggregicoccus sp. 17bor-14 genome includes a region encoding these proteins:
- a CDS encoding DUF3618 domain-containing protein, with product MAADSNAKLQRTPEQVRAEIERTRADLALQVTALRQEMDRATDWRGWVREHPVGFVAGAFVLGFLLADRS from the coding sequence ATGGCCGCTGACTCGAACGCGAAGCTGCAGAGGACGCCCGAGCAGGTGCGGGCGGAGATCGAGCGCACGCGCGCGGACCTCGCGCTGCAGGTGACCGCGCTGCGCCAGGAGATGGACCGCGCCACGGACTGGCGCGGCTGGGTGCGCGAGCACCCGGTGGGCTTCGTCGCCGGCGCCTTCGTGCTCGGCTTCCTGCTCGCCGACCGCAGCTGA
- a CDS encoding phage holin family protein translates to MGTEIPDRGITALISRMADGFSRLVTQHIALARLELAEDARQMGAGLGRIAAFLPFVLTGYALLCGALSLVLARWVGLAGGLALVGAANVVGGGLGLARALQGLRSVKVMHGTQEELNRSAAALAAPPRAPTEGPDGR, encoded by the coding sequence GGATCACCGCCCTGATCAGCCGCATGGCGGACGGCTTCAGCCGGCTCGTCACCCAGCACATCGCGCTCGCGCGCCTCGAGCTCGCCGAGGACGCGCGCCAGATGGGCGCGGGCCTGGGCCGCATCGCCGCCTTCCTGCCCTTCGTGCTCACCGGCTACGCGCTGCTGTGCGGCGCGCTCTCGCTCGTGCTCGCGCGCTGGGTGGGCCTGGCCGGAGGGCTCGCGCTCGTGGGCGCGGCCAACGTGGTGGGCGGCGGGCTCGGGCTCGCACGCGCGCTGCAGGGCCTGCGCAGCGTGAAGGTGATGCACGGCACCCAGGAAGAGCTCAACCGCAGCGCCGCGGCGCTCGCCGCCCCGCCGCGCGCACCCACGGAGGGCCCCGATGGCCGCTGA